Genomic segment of Hydra vulgaris chromosome 11, alternate assembly HydraT2T_AEP:
ttctttttttaagtttcttcatagttaaaataattttttttaggacatgtttaaaacatatacaaattttcaaaacatattaacagcTGTGGTCAAGTtaagtaaaatcaaatagtatttgCATGGTCATATTATGAGGTGAAATCACACGCCTTCCTGGCCAAGCCTGCGCAttatgctttaaaacaaggcctgtattatgaaactatatatatattttttattatttatttaaattatttaatacttttatttatgtatattatatttattgtattatttttaattaaaacatcaaaaaaatttaccagCTGGAAGAGAGAGTATGGAGTGATAGCTATGATCAAGCTGCACAgcatttaaattaactttattttgagACTGTACTAAAAATGATTCACATAGATGACAAGGAACAAGATTCTCAGAGTTATGACACTGCACAGCAGTATCAGAGTATGATCCAGTGTCTTTTTTGACATAACTATGTTTGTAATGACTATTAACTGGTAACGTCCTTCGACTACCTTCATAATTAAATAGGTCATTTGGAACATTTTTGCCAGTATTTTGATTTACAGAAAGTCTTTTTTGCTTCAACTTTAtatgagttttatttaaaatgtctatCTTCTCATCAAGCaaaggaatttttaaatttaaccacGAACATTGTGAACCAAGTTTTACTTGCTTACACCTCCATCTGTAAAGCTCTTCTGGAGAAGGTGGcacactaaaaaaacaaaaatattgaagtatGCTCCCAAAGTGTAGTAgaaatatatcaatagaaaaaaattataaacagaaactaaaaaaagaagatataaataGTTTTGCATGAAGTATGTAAGTAAATAAGTACACACATATACAGAGGCTATTCTTGACCATTTTCAAAAGCATTtactgtattatatttatatttttataactgtattTATGCACTTCCTAAAACCCAATATAAACTACTCAACATAATTTATACTAATATCTCTAAAAAAACTTAGTAATGTTTAACTAAAAAGGAATTTCCATTTAGTCATATGCATgcagatattattttaactcaaCATCGATTCTTTTAACAATTACgccatttttaattaaatattaccttatttttttaatttttattataaactaatttttttcttttctcaacatttatataaatgaattacaagatattaattttttatttattactatttcttaaatttacAATTGCGGCTTTgcaactaataatattttttgtctttaaaaagttacagagtaactagaaaaaaacattgtaaaaataaaaactctactTACCAGCCATTTTGTTGCAAAAGCAAAATGTACTTAAGCCATCAAAAATGGCtatttaagtatattattaagTATGACGCTTTTTGACAAGTAATACTATTAAGTATGACACTTCAATTAGGTTAAATGTGCAAAGATATTTCTATGTGTGTGAGTGTTTGTTTGTGAGAGagtatgtgcatatatatatatatatatatatatatatatatatatatatatatatatatatatatatatatatatatatatatatatatatgcacataatCTCtcacatactttttttttgttgttattttttccCTTCTAATTGAGCATATTTTTTGgcagtttttaaaagtaatgtttttgttacctaaataaagtttttttattagggtTCGTAAAGTACATCACACTACATTTATCTTTTGAATAGAAGCATGATCATTTGCTCTTTCAAGctcttttgattttaaatcacATTAAATCTCTGCATGGaagctaataatatttttaaaggtcgttaaagcaaaaagttcaaaagggaaaagacataaaagcaaactttttttcattcttttttttaaacaaaacaacctggtttatatctttgtttttaaaacgttgCACCAAATcaacttattaataatttaaattattattttgtcaacaattttatattattaattttactactttaagtataattaaaatatattaaatcattttctattaaaaaaattttctaatagtTAATCAATGCTAATAGAAACCAATAACTTTTTGCTTAAATGTTTTTCACTTTAACCctgaatcttttaaaattttgttaagttaaaACTTTGATATACTGAATGGATAAAGTACATCATAGTAAATTCACTTATAAACTAAATCCAAACAACCAGTCAAGTTACTACAGTAACTTACAGTTATTCAAATATTAACTTATAAGCATATcatattaatttacttaatatactaAAACACTCGCAAAAGTTAGTCATATTaatgtttctatttatatcttaCGTTGTTAACCCTTTAACAGCCccatgtattttttaaaatacggTCGCTATTAGCCCAGCTTTTTTTTCTCAAGTGGTTTCTAAATGTcctgtgtttttaaaatcattgtgtttttttactaagagaataaaaaaaaatttattactatttttaacattattaaacacTACAAAACGTCATTATTCAAGTTTAAGATTATATAAATCATACTACATAaacacaaaattataaaaatgttttcactaATATTCACTTTTTGTATGACAATTGGAAAAGCATTGAGCTGCACAAAGTCCTACATTACATTCTAAACATTACATTCATATCTTGAATCTTTTTGAATAATGTGTTTGTAACATACTGAACACCTTCTTTGAGCATTAAtcttttataatcattttcaaTAATCATTTATGAAATATATCTTTTCATTATTGATTCATCAAATGTATAATTTTCCATCTTTTAGTgagtaaatatttacattttggtaattatttttacagtGAAAACTTCCTTATTcgtcatatttaaaattaaagtgaaCACGTGTAAAAGTGAATTATTGAACAAAAGCTCTTTAATTATGTAGTAATAAGTTTTGTGACAAGTAGACGTAAAATTACTGATGAACAAGTAGGAAATATAAGGAGATGCACATTTGGACATTTGGGAACCATTTTTGGTTTGCATAATATTATGGCATGGACTGTTAATGGgttaacatatattataattaaaaattattttaacaagaaatgtcaaataaaatatgaaaaatgcaataccagtttttatttatttaaattttatttaaagcgatatcaagattaaacattttctattgATACGTAAGTTGTTTTtaggagtttttttaaaaagttcatttcaACAAAAgaattcttctaaaaaaaaatctataattcTCTCATTCGAATAACTTTgcgaaaactttttttccacaaaaataattcaaacatatacttaaacttaatgaaatataaatggatttatttaaccaattttttttttaactttctattaaaaaaccatttgaacaaaaaaattgaatgaaagcattaacttaaaaaccatttgactgaaaaacttatttatacttaaatttttaatagtacgtTAGTACTTAGATTTTTTGAATTGACCTTACTCGTTTGGTCTATGATATGCATgcttatgcatttttttaaattaaatattatttacttaatttgtttgtttttttaaacgtgttttatgttaataatgttataaaaacctaactttataaaacagcaaCACGAACAGCGTCACAAATTTGTTTCATATTAACAACAAGCTCTTTATATTGTCAAaactttgcagtttgttttattgttgttttattgctttttacaataaaaatttaatattctttaaaaataacatgtgTTTTATCATCAGCATGaacgtattaaatagttttctacaattaaagtggtttaaatattgtaatatttgcatttttacttttacttttttaaggatcatgttaattaaaaacaactacTAAAAGTAGTATTGCAATAGTATTAAATACTTTACTTGGTCATTACATCATAACTTGCACATTACACTATAACTgcaacttaaaatttaaactataacttaagctgtaaattataacagtaaaCTACGCTATTATAAACGAATAAAGTTTGcctacagtaaaaaaaatatatacactctattcctttaaaaaaatacaagagcTGCTCAATTCTTGTGGCTCCGACTCCACCAAAAAACAGCGGCTCTGCTCCACAAGCCtggaggaggctacttaattgtgctTATAACCCCCTCTCAACTTTGAAACATGAACATGATGAAAAAGGCAGTtgcatggagaaacaagttgagtgcagTACTACcggggatgtggtggggatcgaactcagaacctctTGCTATTAAAGCAAGCATGTTCTACTATGATACCACATATGTACACAACCAGgacctattctaggaaaaaaatttggacaGCGGTACCCCCTTGTTCTGGCAAACTTTAGCGGAAAATCAGCgtttttttcagcaaaaaaacaaacaatatttgctgtaaaaatgtatatatataaaaaaagtcctcaaatTTGGGCAGTCGACGCTATCGAAAACAGTCTAGAATACCCCCTTATAACTTActattaacataaatattttacttttaaattaaattatatagaacagatataactaaaaaatatataatatggaACTATATTAATGTgaaatatgttatttttgttaaataaaaagttttacacaTGAAAATAATTAACCCACATTAGTATAAGATTTATACTTTCAGCCATTTTTTGCCATTACATAATTTGTCCCAGTCattattatagtaaaataatcATCACATTCATTAAAATAACTTCTACTTAAATTCATGTAAACTTTATAAcatagttttctttaaaaagaaaaaaaagattgctatTCATTATTCATGTTTAAGTGTTATAAATGGGtacatataaacaattttataattaaaaatatgctttcCTTCTATCACCTGAAATAAAATACCTagtttaaaagttcattcaCTTAATCAGCTCAAAAAATGTGCTTTAGCATGccataataaataaagtagacTAAATATCATTATTGCaaacataaatttgtaaataaatttaaagttaaaaaactacaGTCAcctataaagttattaaacttttacaattttcaagTGTTGATGATTTAATGACTTAAAAACAGGCACATATTCATATACCTTTGTAAAATAACGAATTTGGatcatgataaaaaaaaataaacaaaaaaataaataataataataacgagtcaaaattttaaaattgtcagaAAATTAGGTTTcagattattatataaaaaaaattattatatcaaaaatatgccatgttaaaataaacaaaaatatacaacttGTAAATTTAACCTTAAATAATAGAGGAGTGCATAAACatattgtttttgatattaaagAAGATGATATACCCTTATGTATCCTcacaatacataaaaaatacagtaGGATTTATTGAATTAACTATTATTTCAAGACATTTAGATCCTTATTTTGTTTTCACCTGATTATCTCTAACTAGTCCAagaccaaaaatatttaaaaagttattaataacaacaatacttctgcctatttttttaaaaactactctCAAATGTGACCCATCTGACCAAAACCAGTCacatgtataaaattttaagttttgagtGTGATACATATTTGAAAAGGTATAATATTCTGCTTTAAAATGATGCAAAAATTATTGCTCTAGCTTGACCCTAGCCAAAGTTATGAGCAAAAATGTAACatctatattaaaattttaaaacgaaaaaaaacGCATTTAAAGGTTTGAtgtcatataaaataaaaaactccttAGCAACCATGCAtggattttgttctaatttggCACACATCTAATGTGATACATTTGCAACAAgtcctgaaaaaattattactgcagctttattactttttaaattataacactTTTAGTACATcgagaaaattaaattattatcaattttttaatttttagatttttaaatctattgacaatatttaaagcaaaaaaaatacctaaacgttgtttataaaaaatttcatgtgCTGGTTTAAAAGCAAGCATAACAGAGTAAAAAGTGAAGAGTTAAAACaagcattaaaagtttaaaaaaaaaaaaaaaaaaagttaaaagtctAAACCACGCCCTCGTGCACCACGACCCCGACCTCTAGGTCGCGTCTCATtgacagttttttgttttttaccagATTCACTGTCTTGTTTTGATCGTTTTCTTGAACGTTCTCTTGTACTTTGTACCTCTGTCAAAACTCTGTCTTGTACTTTGTACCTCTGTCGTAGTCATCGGTATCGCTGTCGTGGTCCAGAGGTACAGAAGTCATCGACTGAAAATTGTCATCGCGAGGAATTATTGGAGCACCAGAATTTGGTAACGGACAAACGACATCTTGTAATGAATCCTTGACATATTCACAGAAATTTTAAGACAATAGCCTCACAAAAATCACCAAATTAACcatcaaaaaattatcttttattaaaagttaagtttGAATAGCAAAGAAAAGTTAATTATGTAAacaattatgcaaaaaaataaataatgataaaaattgaatttttgagATGTTTTGATGGTTTTCTCAATATAACATAACGCGACATCCGACTGGTTTTGGTCAGATGCATCACATATAATAAATATCTGTTTATTTTGCTATAAGAacgattttaattatttattacaagGCATATTTTTCGCAAATTACCCAAGCATCATTCCTTTACAGTCTGCGTAAGACTAGACTGTAAACTAATAAACGAAATGGAGGCATATTTGATTCAAGTGTGaataaaacaatgatttattttagcTGTTGTTTTAATAGAAGTTAAATAACATATACCACCCTcccttatttataaaaaaacctaatgatgtaatataatttaggtaggtaaatacacacacaaaaaattttGGTGGAAAAAACAGCTGGTCACCTGACAAgctttctttttccttttttttctgaaGAACAAACATTACTTTCCAAAATAAACTCTTCATCAGTTGCTTCATCATCCAAGTAAGATGCTAAATCAAACAAACGTTCCAGTTTTTCTGTTTTcgtattttcaaaattattaaattttaaaactgactTTTCTGAATCAGAACattgcatttttgtatttttaatttcacatGCAACATGTGAACTGATATTTCTCATTTGAAGTTTACGTACACGATCATATAAACTGCTAATGTTACTgtttaattcaataaattttgacTGTACCTtttcttgataatttttaatatgacTGAAAAGAACATCGTTTGGATTAGCGATTGGCTGAGGTGGTCTTTGAACTTCTGACACATTATTTTGTGTTGCATCTGCTCTTGATACTAAACCAGAGTCAAAAATCAACTCTGATGAGTTAACATGCGAACTTTTGATTGTTTCAACATTTCTTATAgagtcagtatttttttttttattaatgctaaCATTTACTGCACTTGTGGTTGCTTGTGAATAAACTGGAACGGACATTTCTAACATAAGcttgattattataaaataaatttctgcaATATTAAAGCAATCCGAccaaacaaaactttttttgttgattgaATGATTAGAATGATAAATTGTATTGATTGCTATGTAAAATTCtacaatattatttgtaatttcttGGTAATTTTTACTTGAGGAGTTTGTCTCcgttaattttttatgattaccTAATTCGTGCGCCATTAAAATTACAAGCCATTCACAAAGTAACAACTTTCAAGCAACGTGATGATAAAGCCATTACACTCAGCGGTTTGAGTCTTCACTTTATCTCCTTGTTGCTGAACAATTAAACTCAAACGAAGCTTGTAAAGGTTATAGTCCACTCAGTCGaccgaaaatatgaaaaatcgcaaataattttaacttcaattataataagataac
This window contains:
- the LOC100205890 gene encoding KAT8 regulatory NSL complex subunit 1-like protein isoform X2 → MAHELGNHKKLTETNSSSKNYQEITNNIVEFYIAINTIYHSNHSINKKSFVWSDCFNIAEIYFIIIKLMLEMSVPVYSQATTSAVNVSINKKKNTDSIRNVETIKSSHVNSSELIFDSGLVSRADATQNNVSEVQRPPQPIANPNDVLFSHIKNYQEKVQSKFIELNSNISSLYDRVRKLQMRNISSHVACEIKNTKMQCSDSEKSVLKFNNFENTKTEKLERLFDLASYLDDEATDEEFILESNVCSSEKKGKRKLVSVPPSPEELYRWRCKQVKLGSQCSWLNLKIPLLDEKIDILNKTHIKLKQKRLSVNQNTGKNVPNDLFNYEGSRRTLPVNSHYKHSYVKKDTGSYSDTAVQCHNSENLVPCHLCESFLVQSQNKVNLNAVQLDHSYHSILSLPADICLSYKLEETMRMQKLNTKVKISKAIKKKKKFKLKNIPKLNVEVPVEKAKIQRRPALKLKNEPKIDNLVSDDSRKLTTTHELSRPNRIRQVRKISDCLNYDSSKPSTPTSECSPLSQSSIIIKQKKKPSLSVDYDINNIIIPYSIAASTRLERIQYKEIPTPGWRNINEFQEDDENNEDVELTDDELYEERHDRCEALEQKRYTNFVQVGRRNRSNRISEGFSEPPSPLHTVEDYFKSNLNTPVDSPCSGSTSLTRISQISNLTPVPESERDDSWKIRQFPLSDLECMQLDTSDCGKSWFRYPSLSDSFRFSPRCSPLSSRHTASPLNSPVNQNPDKNWTVKLISDAQKAVEYEEKVHKGIVLKLAKK